Proteins co-encoded in one Zalophus californianus isolate mZalCal1 chromosome 9, mZalCal1.pri.v2, whole genome shotgun sequence genomic window:
- the C9H12orf45 gene encoding uncharacterized protein C12orf45 homolog, which translates to MGWLSSLTRGMEVRGEPQSGASSSSSLRDSSGVSVSNELLTAGSGGRGGIWDRLLINPKPNCRKNSTLQTVRIERSPLLDQVQTFLPQMAQANEKLRKEMAAAPPGRFNIEDIDGALGKVIQMDVALFEMNQSDSKEDSSEESSQDSSEDSSESEGEEDGTSSEVTIDNIKLPHSEGGKGKIEVLDSPASKKKK; encoded by the exons ATGGGCTGGCTCTCAAGCCTAACGAGGGGCATGGAGGTCCGCGGCGAGCCTCAGTCCGGCGCGAGCTCTTCGTCTTCCCTCCGGGACTCCTCGGGGGTCTCGGTGTCCAACGAGCTGCTGACAGCCGGGAGCGGCGGCCGCGGAG GTATATGGGACAGGTTACTCATCAACCCCAAGCCTAACTGCAGAAAAAATTCCACTCTTCAAACAGTGAGGATAGAGAGGAGTCCCT TATTGGACCAAGTACAGACCTTTCTCCCACAGATGGCTCAGGCAAATGAAAAGctaagaaaagaaatggcagCCGCACCACCTGGTCGTTTCAATATTGAAGATATTGATGGGGCTCTTGGAAAAGTTATACAAATG GATGTGGCCTTGTTTGAGATGAATCAATCCGATTCAAAGGAGGACAGTTCAGAAGAGAGTTCGCAAGACAGCTCGGAGGACAGCTCAGAATCTGAGGGGGAAGAAGACGGCACGTCTTCTGAAGTCACCATAGATAACATTAAGCTTCCTCATTCGGAAGGTGGAAAAGGCAAGATCGAGGTTTTGGACAGTCCTgccagtaaaaaaaagaaatag